GCGGTGTTCGCCTCCCACACGCTGCTGGCGTATCCGATCGTCAACCGCCTGGGGGTCACGAAGAATCGGGCGGTGACGGCCGTCTTCGGCGGCATCCTCTTCACCGACACGCTCGCGTTGATCGTGCTGGCGATCGTCACTGGCGCGATCGGTGGCGAGTTCGGCGTCTGGCTCTTCGTCGAGGTGTTCCTCGCGCTCGTCGTTCTCTTCGGTGCCACTGCGTTCCTCGTCCCGCCTGTTTCCCGGTGGTTCTTCCAGAGTCTCAGCGAGGAGAGTTACTTCGAGTTTCTCTTCGTAATGGTCGCCTTCTTCGCGGCCGCGAGCCTGGCTGAGGTTCTCGGTCTCGCGGGCATCCTCGGAGCCTTCGTCGCTGGACTCGCCCTGAACCGGCTCGTCCCCCAGGGCGGGACGCTGATGAACCGAATCGAGTTCGTCGGCAACGCCTTCTTCATCCCCTTCTTCTTGCTCCACGTCGGGATGCTCGTCGATCCGGGCGTCATCCTCGACGGGCCCCGAACGCTCCAGGTGACCGCCGTCATCGTCCTCGTCATGCTCGCCGGGAAGGCAGTCGCCGCCTGGCTCGTCGCCCGCATCCAGGGCTACAGCCGCACGGAGTTCGGCGTCATCTTCGGTCTCTCGACCGGCCAGGCCGCCGCTGCCCTCGCGATCACGCTCATCGGCTTCGAGGCCGGCGTCTTCGGCGAGCACGTCCTCAACGCCGTCGTCCTCCTGTTGCTGGTGACGGCCGTCGTGAGCCCGTGGCTGACCGAACGGGCGGCGACCAGCCTCGCCCTCGAGCGCGAAGTCGAACCCGGCGAGGGGGCCAGAGACCCGAACATCCTGGTCCCGCTCTCACACCACGCCGAGTTACAGGAGCGACTGCTCGACCTCGCGTTCGTCCTCAAAGGTGACCGCGGCGACGAGCCCGTTCACGTCCTCACCGTCGTCCAGCCCGAACGCGACGAGGAGACCGAAACGCAGGTGGCAGCCGTCCGCCAGGAACTCGAGGAGATCGCCGCGTTCGGCGGTGCCGCCGAGGTACCGGTCGAGACCGAAGCCCGCGTCAACCACAACGTCGCCTCCGGCATCGTCCAGGGGGCGCTCGAGGTGCAGGCCAACCAGATCCTCATGGGCTGGGACGCCAGCGGCTCGTTTCGCCACCGCATCTTCGGCAGCATCATCGACCAGGTGCTCAAACGCACCCCGCTGCCGGTGTTGATCTCCCGGCTCGGCCACCCGATCAACACCACCCGACGCCTCTTCGTGGTCGTGCCGTTTGGCGCCGACCACCACGAGGGGTTTTACGAGGCCGTCCACACGGTCAAGCGACTCGCCGCGAGCCTCGGCGTCCCCGTCACCGTGCTCGTCGTCGAGGGGAGCGCCCACCAGTACGAACGGCTCTTCGGACTCGTCGAGGAAGAGGTTTCGAAGGAGTTCGACGAGGTCGACAGGTGGAACGCCCTCGTTCCGACGCTCGAGTCGCGAACCGAAGCGGACGACCTCGTCGTCGTCGTCTCACCCCGCCGAGGCGACGTCGGCTGGCACGACGACCTCGCGACGCTCCCCGCTCGGCTCGCCGAACTCCCGCCCGAGTCGTTCATCATGATCCACCCACGCCAGGGCGAACCCGAGTACGATCGGCAGTTCCTGCGGCTCGAGTGACGGCCCGGGTTCTGCGAACGGATCCTACTCGAGGTCCGCGCCGACGGCCTCCTCGATCGAGGCGAAGCCGTCACGCCGGAGCAGGGTGAGGAGTCCCCGGTTGAGCTCCCGGGCCGTCGACGGACCGTTGTAGACGAAGCCGGTGTAAAGCTGGACGAGCGAGGCTCCCGCGCGGATCTTCTCGTAGGCACTTTCGGCGGAGTCGACCCCGCCGACGCCGATAATCGGCAGGTCGGTGTAGGAAGCGAGCGCCCGGACGACCTCAGTCGAGCGATCCTCGAGCGGTTTGCCGCTCAGGCCGCCCCACTCCTTCCGGTTTGGCGAGCGAAGCCCTTCACGGGTCGTCGTCGTGTTGGTCGCGACGATGCCATCGAGGTCGAACGCTTCGACGATGTCGACGAGGTCCTGCAGCGACTGGGTGGGCGAGTCCGGACCGACCTTCACGAGCATCGGGACGCCCGCGTCGTTCTCGGCCTCGAGCGTCTCGAAGATCGCGGCGAGGTGCTCGGGCGAGTCCTCCTCGAACTCGTCGGGCGTGTTCGGACAGGAGACGTTGACGACGACGTAGTCGGCGAACGGCGAAAGTCGGTCGAACACCCGACGGTAGTCTTCGAGCGCCTCCTGCTCGTTCGAGGTGTTCATCTTGCCGACGTTGACGCCGATCGGAACGTCTGGCGTGCCTTCTGCCTCGAGTCGGGCTTTGACGCGTTCCATCCCCTGGCCATTGAAGCCCATCCGGTTGACCATCGCCTCGTCTTCCCGGAGCCGGAAGAGCCGCGGCTTTTCGTTACCAGCCTGAGGATAGGGAGTGACGGTACCGACCTCGACGAAGCCGAAGCCGAGCGCGGCGAGCCCGTGGGTCACCTCGGCGTTCTTGTCGAAGCCCGCGGCGACTCCGACCGGGTTCGGAAAGCGGGTGCCGAAGCGGTCGACCGCCAGTGC
This portion of the Natronobeatus ordinarius genome encodes:
- a CDS encoding cation:proton antiporter, producing MTTQSPLVTVPTLPLEEPVLIFTVALTIFLVGPLLVKKFGQPGIVGIVLFGVAIGPGALELVEHTDAIVLLGEVGLIYLLFTVGLEVDLQRFKDAPENAALFGLASFFIPFVGGTLVVMVTLGFDVWAAMLLAAVFASHTLLAYPIVNRLGVTKNRAVTAVFGGILFTDTLALIVLAIVTGAIGGEFGVWLFVEVFLALVVLFGATAFLVPPVSRWFFQSLSEESYFEFLFVMVAFFAAASLAEVLGLAGILGAFVAGLALNRLVPQGGTLMNRIEFVGNAFFIPFFLLHVGMLVDPGVILDGPRTLQVTAVIVLVMLAGKAVAAWLVARIQGYSRTEFGVIFGLSTGQAAAALAITLIGFEAGVFGEHVLNAVVLLLLVTAVVSPWLTERAATSLALEREVEPGEGARDPNILVPLSHHAELQERLLDLAFVLKGDRGDEPVHVLTVVQPERDEETETQVAAVRQELEEIAAFGGAAEVPVETEARVNHNVASGIVQGALEVQANQILMGWDASGSFRHRIFGSIIDQVLKRTPLPVLISRLGHPINTTRRLFVVVPFGADHHEGFYEAVHTVKRLAASLGVPVTVLVVEGSAHQYERLFGLVEEEVSKEFDEVDRWNALVPTLESRTEADDLVVVVSPRRGDVGWHDDLATLPARLAELPPESFIMIHPRQGEPEYDRQFLRLE
- a CDS encoding quinone-dependent dihydroorotate dehydrogenase, with the translated sequence MTLYSRIRPLAFKLPAETAHNVGKRALRTAGSTRPTRAALRYAYRYDHPALAVDRFGTRFPNPVGVAAGFDKNAEVTHGLAALGFGFVEVGTVTPYPQAGNEKPRLFRLREDEAMVNRMGFNGQGMERVKARLEAEGTPDVPIGVNVGKMNTSNEQEALEDYRRVFDRLSPFADYVVVNVSCPNTPDEFEEDSPEHLAAIFETLEAENDAGVPMLVKVGPDSPTQSLQDLVDIVEAFDLDGIVATNTTTTREGLRSPNRKEWGGLSGKPLEDRSTEVVRALASYTDLPIIGVGGVDSAESAYEKIRAGASLVQLYTGFVYNGPSTARELNRGLLTLLRRDGFASIEEAVGADLE